The Nonlabens spongiae genome contains a region encoding:
- the folP gene encoding dihydropteroate synthase, which translates to MSSLNINGKLLDLQIPVVMGIINCTPDSFYDGGATLTVDHALRQTEKMIHEGAKIIDVGGYSSRPDGQDISVEEEKSRVLPVIEAIAKRFEVGLSCDSFRESVITQALSHGANIVNDISAGKLDEEMLETVGSAQVPYIMMHMRGTPQTMKSLTNYENLITDINLYFSKRIAAARSHGINDIVIDAGFGFAKTVEQNYELLKKMNLLKAHDVPILAGLSRKSMIYKTLGIEAKDALNGTTALHMVALQKGASILRVHDVKEAVETIQLFQALQKYA; encoded by the coding sequence ATGAGCTCGCTTAATATTAACGGTAAACTTCTGGATCTGCAAATCCCTGTCGTGATGGGAATTATTAATTGTACCCCAGACTCCTTTTATGATGGAGGAGCAACCTTGACGGTGGACCATGCTTTGCGTCAAACAGAAAAAATGATCCATGAAGGAGCAAAAATTATTGATGTAGGCGGTTATAGCAGTAGACCCGACGGGCAGGATATTTCGGTAGAGGAAGAAAAAAGTCGCGTTCTTCCCGTTATTGAAGCCATTGCAAAACGGTTTGAAGTAGGGCTGAGTTGTGATAGCTTTCGCGAAAGCGTAATAACACAAGCCCTATCCCACGGTGCAAACATCGTGAATGACATAAGCGCTGGTAAACTGGACGAGGAGATGCTGGAAACGGTGGGAAGCGCTCAAGTACCTTATATCATGATGCACATGAGGGGAACGCCTCAGACCATGAAATCTTTGACCAATTATGAAAATCTCATCACCGATATCAATCTGTACTTCTCTAAACGTATCGCGGCCGCTCGGTCTCATGGAATCAATGATATTGTGATCGATGCTGGTTTTGGGTTTGCAAAAACGGTAGAACAAAATTATGAATTACTCAAAAAAATGAATCTGCTTAAAGCTCATGACGTTCCCATTCTCGCAGGCTTGTCCAGAAAATCCATGATATATAAGACGCTTGGGATTGAGGCAAAAGATGCGCTGAATGGAACCACCGCGCTTCATATGGTGGCACTTCAAAAGGGTGCTTCTATATTAAGAGTTCATGATGTGAAAGAAGCGGTGGAGACCATTCAGCTTTTTCAGGCTCTTCAAAAATATGCCTAA